The following is a genomic window from Strigops habroptila isolate Jane unplaced genomic scaffold, bStrHab1.2.pri NW_022045585.1_ctg1, whole genome shotgun sequence.
ACACCCCCCTctgccccatagatcccccTAAATACCCCTGAGACTTTCCTATATACTCCCCATAACCCCCTATATACCACCCATAACCCCCTAAATGCCCCCTCAAATACCCCCGTAAACCCCTATATACCCCCCATAACCTCCTATATGCCCCCCTAAATACCCCCATAAACCCCTATATACCCCCCACAACCCCCTAAATACCCCCCACAACCCCCTAAATACCCCTATATACCTCCTCAAATACCCCCATAAACCCCTATATACCCCCCATAACCTCCTATATACCCCCCTAAATACCCCCATAAACCCCTATAGACCCCTATATACCCCCCATAACCTCTCTATACCCCCTAAATACCCGCATAAACCCCTATAtaccccccataaccccctaAATACCCCCCACAACCCCCTAAATACCCCTATATACCCCCTCAAATACCCCCGTAAACCCCTATATACCCCCCATAACCTCCTATATACCCCCCTAAATACCCTCATAAACCCCTTTATACCCCCCATAACCCCTAAATACCCCCTATAACCCCCTAAATACCCCCCATAACTCCCCATAtaccccccataaccccctaAATACCCCCATAAACCCCTTTATACCCCCATAACCCCTAAATACCCCCTATAACCCCCCATATACCCCCTATATCCCCCCCATAACcaccccagtgctcccagtttAGCCCCTTACGCTGGAGTCCGACTGTCCCTGCGCCCGCGGCTGGAGAGAGAGAATGTTAATGGGACAATGGGACATGGACGCGGGGTATTATGGGATGTGGGGTATGGGGGGCACATGGGGGGCCCCCAGCAGCGTTTGGGGGTGAAAATAACCTATTTGGGGGCATCTAGAAgcattttggggtgaaaagAGCAGATTTTGGCCCATCTAAAAGGATTTTTGGGATGAAAATAGCACATTTTGGCCCATCTAAAAGGATTTTTGGGTGAAAATAGGACATTTTGGGTcattcagcagcattttggggTGAAACCAGCACATTTTGGGGCATCTAGAAGCATTTTGGGtgaaaaaagcacattttgggGCATCTAGAAGCATTTTTGTGTGAAAACACCACATTTTGGGTCCTCTAGAAGGCTTTTGGGGTGAAAATAGCACATTTTGGGTCCTCTAGAAGGCTTTTGGGGTGAAAATAGCACATTTTTGGTcattcagcagcattttggggtgaaaataGCACATTTTGGCACATCTAAAAGGATTTGGGGTTGAAAACAGCACATTTTGGGTCTTTCAACAGCATTTTGGGGTGAAAACAGCACTTTTGGGGGCATCTAGAAGGCTTTTGGGGTGAAAATAGCACATTTTGGGTCCTCTAGAAGGCTTTTGGGGTGAAAACAGCACATTTTGGGTCCTCTAGAAGCATTTTTGTGTGAAAAAAGCCGATTTTGTGGCATCTAGAAGAATTTTGGGGTGAAAATAGCACATTTTGGGTcattcagcagcattttggggTGAAACCAGCACATTTTGGGGCATCTAGAAgcattttggggtgaaaaaagcaggttttgttgCATCTAGAAGGCTTTTGGGGTGAAAATAGCACATTTTTGGACATCAAGCAgcattttggggtgaaaataGCAGATCTTGGCTCATCTAAAAGGATTTTGGGATGAAAATCGCACATTTTGGGTCATCCAGCAgcattttggggtgaaaataGTAGATTTTGTCTCATCTAGAAgcattttggggtgaaaataGCAGATTTTGTCTCATTTAGAAgcattttggggtgaaaataACAGGTTTTGTGGCATCCAGAAgcattttggggtgaaaataGCACTTTTTTGGTCATCTAGAAGCATTTTGGGGGTGAAAATAGCACTTTTTGGCTCATCTAGAAGCATTTTGGGGTCAATTCAGCCTATTATGGGGGTCGCCACCCCCCCCCTTACCAGGTCACTCTTCAATCGGGGCCGCTGGGGAGAGACAAGAGACAATGAGGGGGGGCACTGGGTTATACTGGGAACACTGGGGGGATACTGGGAACACTGGTGTGATACTGGGGGGTGACAATGGGGATACTGGGGGGATactggggacactggggtgATACTGGTGTGATACTGGTGTGACTGGGGGGGACACTGGTGTGATAATGGGGACACTGGGGTGATACTGGTGATACTGGGGTCACCTTTGCTGCACAGACCACGTTGATGCTCTTGTTCCTCCCAGGGAAGAAGTTGATGacctgcaggaggagaagggttAATGGACCAGTAaggaccagtatggaccagtatggacaGTGCACAGCAAGGCAATGCAGTAAATAACCCCCCTAGTGCCTCCCAGTCcttcccagtgcctcccagtccAATGGAGTCCATCGCCAAGCACCACAAGGCATTACTCCAGTCCCATCCCATCCCCGCGCTGGGTCCTAGTGCCCCCCAGTCCCATCCCCAGTCCCCATCCCATtgcctcccagtgccccccatcACATCCCATTAACTCCCAGCGCTCCCAGTCCCTATCCCAGAACCCCCCATCaccatcccagtgctcccaatGCCTCCCAGTCCAATGGACTCCATTGCAAAGCACCACAAGCCATTACTCCAGTCACCATCCCATtgcctcccagtgccccccatcGCCATCCCATTGCCTCCCAGCGCTCCCagtccccatcccagtgccccccatcaccatcccagtgctcccagtgcctcccagtccAATGTATTCTCTTGCAAAGCACCACAAGCCATTACTCCAGTCCCCATCCTAGCTCCCCACAGGGTCCTAGTGCCCCCCAGTCCCCatcccattgccccccatcaCCATCCCATTGCCCTCCATCACCATCCCAAtgctcccagtgcatcccagcgCTCCCAGTTCCTATCCCAGTGCCCCCATCACTATCCCAGTactcccagtgcctcccagtccAATTAACTCCATCGCCAAGCACCACAAAGCATTGCAATAGGCATCATCCGAGCCCTGCGCTGGGTCCTAGTGCCCCCCAGTCCCATCCCCAGTCCCCATCCCATtgcctcccagtgccccccatcACATCCAATTAACTCTCAGCGCTCCCAGTCCCtatcccagtgccccccatcACTATCCCAGTgttcccagtgcctcccagtccAATGGACTCCATTGCAAAGCACCACGAGCCATTACTCCAGTCCCCATCCTAGCTCCCCACGGGGTCCTAGTGCCCCCCAGTCCTCATCCCACTGCGTCCCAGCGCTCCCAGTCCCTATCCCAGTGCCCCCATCACCATCCCAGTGTTCCCAGTCcttcccagtgcctcccagtccAATGGACTCCATTGCCAAGCACCCCAAGGCATTACTCCAGTCACCATTCCATTGCCTCCCAGTGTCCCCCATTGCCATCCCATTGCCTCCCAGCGCTCCCAGTCCCTATCCCAGTGCCCCCCGTCaccatcccagtgctcccagtgcctcccagtccAATGGACTCCATTGCAAAGCACCACAAGCCATTACTCCAGTCCCCATCCTAGCTCCCCACAGGGTCCTAGTGCCCCCCAGTCCTCatcccattgccccccatcaccatcccagtgccccccatcACCATCCCAAtgctcccagtgcatcccagcgCTCCCAGTCCCtatcccagtgccccccatcactatcccagtgctcccagtgcctcccagtccAATGGACTCCATTGCCAAGCACCACAAGCCATTACTCGAGTCACCATCCCAGCCCCGCGCTGGGTCCTAGTGCCCCCCAGTCCCCatcccattgccccccatcgccatcccattgccccccatcaCCATCCCAAtgctcccagtgcatcccagcgCTCCCAGTCCAATGGACTCCATTGCCAAGCACCACAAAGAATTGCAATAGGCATCATCCGAGCCCCCCACTGGGTCCTAGTGCCCGCCAGTCCCATCCCCAGTCCCCatcccattgccccccatcaccatcccagtgcctcccagtgccccccatcaccatcccagtgctcccagcgCCTCCCAGCGCTCCCAGTCTCACCCTATTGATCTTGACGAGCACGCAGGGCTGGCCGGAGCCATAGCCGTAGGTCTCGGTGTGGGGCGGCCCCAGCCCCGCGCAGGGTCCTAGCGCGCTGCGGTTGAAGCGACAGGCGCGCTTGGGCACGTTGGGCACCGCGTCGTCCGGTTGCTCGTTGTAGCGGCCCGGGGCGCAGGCGGCGTTGCGGGAGGCCTGGACGCTGTCGTTGTAGGCTGCGGGGATACATGGCACCCATAGAGCACCCATAGGAGCCATAGAGCAACCACAGAACGCCCATAGGAACCATAGAGCGTCCATAGTAACCATAGAGCATccacagagcagccacagcaacCATAGAGCATCCATAGAGCATCCATAGTAACCATAGAGCATCCATAGAGCATCCATAGGGCAGCCACAGAGCAGCCGCAGCACCCATAGGAGCCATAGAGCAACCATAGAGCATCCATAGGAGCCATAGAGCATCCATAGAGCATTGATGGAGCATCCATAGTAACCATAGAGCATCGATAGAGCATCCATAGTAACCATAGAGCATCCATAGGATCCATAGAGCAACCATAGAGCATCCATAGAGCATCCATAGTAACCATAGAGCATCCATAGGGCATCCATAGTAACCATAGAGCGTCCATAGAGCATCCATAGTAACCATAGAGCATCCATAAGATCCATAGAGCATCCATACAGCATCCATAGTAACCATAGAGCATCCATAGTTACCATAGAGCGTTGATAGAGCATCCATAGTAACCATAGAGCATCCATAGGATCCATAGAGCATCCATACAGCATCCATACAGCATCCATAGTAACCATAGAGCATCCATAGGGCAGCCAtagagcagccacagcacccaTAGGATCCATAGAGCAACTACAGAGCATCCATAGAGCATCCATTCCATAGGGCAGCCAAAGAGCATCCATAGGGCAGCCAAAGAGCAGCCATAGCACCCATAGGATCCATAGAGCAACCATAGAGCATCCATAGAGCATCCATAGGAACTATCAAGCATCCATAAAGCATCCATAGTAACCATAGAGCATCCATAGTAACCATTGAGCATCCATAGAGCAGCCATAGTAACTATAGAGCATCCATAGGGCAGCCATAGCAAGCATAGAGCATCCATAGGGCAGCTAtagagcagccacagcacccaTAGGATCCATAGAGCAACCATAGAGTGTCCATAGGAACCATAGGGCATCCATAGGGCAGCTATAGCAACCATAGAGCATCCATAGAACATCCATAGGGCAGCCACTGCACCCATAGGATCCATAGAGCAACCATAGAGTGTCCATAGTAACCATAGAGCACCCATAGGGCAGCCAtagagcagccacagcacccaTAGGATCCATACAGCAGCTATAGCAACCGTAgagcacccatagcacccacacCTGTACCCTCTTGTTGTGTGCTGTGGAGACATGGAGCACCCATAGGATCTATACAGCACCCATAGAGCATCTATAGCACCCATAGGGCACCCATAGAGCAGGTATAGAGCACCCATAGAGCCCATAGCACCCACACCTGCATGCTGTCATCACACACTGTGGGGACATGGGGTCCACATAGCACCCATAGGATCCATACAACACCCATAGAGCATCCAtagcacacacagagcatccATAGAGCACCCAGAGCACCCACCCGATGTGGCCATGGGccctcccagtgcctcccagtatGGACTATGGACATCCCAGTATGGCCATGGGccctcccagtgcctcccagtatGGACATGGGccctcccagtgcctcccagtatGGACATGGGCCCTCCCAGTATGGACTATGGTcatcccagtgcctcccagtatGGACATGGGCATCCCAGTATGGCCTATGGgcatcccagtgcctcccagtatGGCCATGGGccctcccagtgcctcccagtatGGACATGGGccctcccagtgcctcccagtatGGACATGGGCCCTCCTAGTGCCTCCCAGTATGGCCTATGGGCATCCCAGTATGGCCTAAGGccctcccagtgcctcccagtatGGTCTATGGGattcccagtgcctcccagtatGGCCATGGGCCCTCCCAGTATGGCCTAAGGccctcccagtgcctcccagtatGGACATGGGCCCTCCCAGTATGGTCTATGGAcatcccagtgcctcccagtatGGCCATGAGccctcccagtgcctcccagtatGGCCTATGGgcatcccagtgcctcccagtatGGACGTGGGccctcccagtgcctcccagtatGGACTATGGAcatcccagtgcctcccagtatGGACTATGGgcatcccagtgcctcccagtatGGTCTATGGGattcccagtgcctcccagtatGGCCATGGGCCCTCCCAGTATGGCCTAAGGccctcccagtgcctcccagtatGGACATGGGCCCTCCCAGTATGGTCTATGGAcatcccagtgcctcccagtatGGCCATGAGccctcccagtgcctcccagtatGGCCTATGGgcatcccagtgcctcccagtatGGACGTGGGccctcccagtgcctcccagtatGGACTATGGAcatcccagtgcctcccagtatGGACTATGGgcatcccagtgcctcccagtatGGTCTATGGGCATCCCAGTATGGCCTATGGAcatcccagtgcctcccagtatGGCCTATGGgcatcccagtgcctcccagtatGGCCTATGGgcatcccagtgcctcccagtatGGACTATGGGCATCCCAGTATGGCCTATGGgcatcccagtgcctcccagtatGGACATGGGCCCTCCCAGTATGGCCTATGGgcatcccagtgcctcccagtatGGACATGGGCCCTCCCAGTATGGCCTATGGgcatcccagtgcctcccagtatGGCCGATGGGAtccccagtgcctcccagtgcaCTCACGCTCCAGGAACTGGTGCAGGGCACGGACATAGTGGAGCCAGGTCTGGCTGTGGGACACATTGAAGGTGACATCGAGGCCTTCGGCGCACGGGCGGATCATCATCCCTGCGCACGAGGACACGCGTGTTGCACGAGGATCCCCCCCTCGTGCAAGGGGACCCCCCTCGTGCGAGGCCCAGCGCACCCACTGGGTGTCAATGGCACCCAGAGCACCCAAACCCCTTCCCTTCACCCCCTCCCCAACAAATCCCCATTGAGGTCCCTTGGATATGGGAGCCCTCGTGCAAACCCTCGTGCAAACCCTCGTGCAAGGGACCCCTCGTGCAAACCGGGGGTGAGGAGCTGATCCTGGTACTTGGGCACGTGGGGATCCACGCTCTGGAGCATCACCCACATGGTGAGGGCGAAGAGCCCCGTCAGGAACCCATAGAACACCAGGTAGAAGAGCAGGATCAGGCCTAAAGGGGGGGGCAAAGAAGGGGTTAATACccccccaaaactgccccaaTGGCAGCAAATACCCCCCAAACCCGCCCCAAATGGCATCAAAGAGCCCCAAAATAGCATCAAATACCCCCAAAGTGGCATCAAATACCCCCAAAGTGGCATCAAACACCCCCCAAACTGCCCCAGTGGCAGCAAATATCCCCCAAATGGCACTAAATTCACCCCAAACTGCCCCAATGGCAGCAAATaccccccaaacctgccccaatGGCAGCAAATACCCCCCAAATTTGCCCTAGTGGTGTCAAATAGCCCCCAAACTGCCCTAAATACCCCCAAATATCCCCCCAACTGCCCCAATGGCATCAAATACCCCCAAAACTGCCCTAAATTCActcaacccccccaaaaaactgCCTCAGTGGCATCAAATACTCCCTAAACCTGCCCTAATTCctcccaaacccccccaaactgCCCAAATAGCAACAAATACCCCCTAAACTGCCCCAAATCCACCCAAAACTGCCCCAATGGCACCAAATACCCCCCAAAACTGACCCAAAGGCATCGAATAccccccaaaactgccccaaTGGCATCAAATACCACCAAAACTGACCTAAATCCACCCAAAACTGCCCCAATGGCatcaaacacccccaaaactgcCCTAAATCCACCCCAAACTGCCCCAATGGCACCAAATACCCCCCAAAACTGCCCTAAATCCACCCAAAACTGCCCCAATGGCatcaaacacccccaaaactgcCCTAAATCCACCCAAAACTGCCCCAATGGCatcaaacacccccaaaactgcCCTAAATCCACCCAAAACTGCCCCAATGGCATCAAATACCCCCAAAACTGCCCTAAATCCACCCAAAACTGCCCCAATGGCatcaaacacccccaaaactgcCCTAAATCCACCCAAAACTGCCCCAATGGCatcaaacacccccaaaaccacccgAAATCCACCCAAAACTGCCCCAATGGCACCAAATACCCCCCCAAACTGCCCCAATGGCACCAAATAccccccaaaactgccccaaTGGTATCAAATACCCCCAAAACTGACCTAAATCCACCCAAAACTGCCCCAATGGCatcaaacacccccaaaactgcCCTAAAGCCACCCAAAACTGCCCCAATGGCACCAAATACCCCCCAGACTGCCCCAATGGCATCGAATACCCCCCAAAACTGACCCAAAGGCATCGAATACCCCCAAAACTGCCCTAAATCCACCCCAAACTGCCCCAATGGCatcaaacacccccaaaactgcCCTAAATCCACCCCAAACTGCCCCAATGGCATCAAATACCCCCTTAACCCCCCCTAAAACCCCTttaaacccccccaaatccctgcCCAGACACTTAAATCCTGGTCGGAACCATCTGTCCCTGCTCCggaggggggggacacacacacacacaagccaATGGGGGTCCCTAAGCATAAGGGGGGCCCCATATAGTCACTAACCCCCCGTATAGGGGGGTCCCCATTGGTCCCATCCCCCACACTGGCCATGACCTACTTTTTGCAGGCACAAGGCGacagatgggggggggggggacacccatCTCCTGACCCCCCCGCTTCCATTGCACCCATTGGGACCCCTCAAGTTACTCCCCCCTTCCCATTATAGTCTATGGGGGGGGTCTATAGGCCCAGACCCACTTTGCACCCCCAAAGTTGGGGGGTCTTTATGGACCCCCATCCTATTGCATCTAAATGGGGGGGTCTGCGTAAGTTATAACCCCCCCTTTAAGTGCCCAGCATTATAAGCGGGGGGCACCCCCCATTACAACCCAACGGGGGGGCCCCTGTGTAATCCACTTATAGGGGGGTCTTTATACAACTCCTATAGGGGGGCACCTATAGACCCCCCCCTTTCCGCTCCATCCCCGCGTTAAACCCCCGCCCCACACCCCCAAAGTTAGGGGGGGGCCTATGGACCCCCCCAACTCCTCTATACATTAAGGGGGGGTCCCCCTGCAACCCCTTCCCGTTGCACCCATATAGGGGAGATTGTACTCGCTCAATAGCACCCATAAGGAGGGGGACCCCCTGTATGACGTGTTATTGGGGGGTCCCCCCCCCATGTACCCCTATAGAGGGGGACTCACAACTTCCCTCTGCACCACATATAGGGGGGGAAGAGCCTTGTAGAACCCCCCTATTGCCCTTCTAATGGTGTTGCCCCCCTATAGCACCCCTATAAATGTGGAGGGGGGTCCTCAGCACCCCCAAACTTACCCCAACTGCTCCCTGTTCTACCCAGGAACTGCCGGGTCCGGGGGTCCCATACGAACGCCTTCCATTCGGCCCATATCTGCCCGCAGCTCCGCTTCTCCTTATCCCGAGCCATGTTGGGGGGGGGGCTCCGATAGGACCCCCCCGATGTCGCGACAACCCTGATGTCGCGACgacccccccccaccccccaatcCCGGGATACGCGTCGCTCCCCTCCGCCCGCGCCGGGACTCGAACCCGCGACtccccgctgctgctgctgcgctgCCTTATATGGGCTCGGAGCCCTGCCCACCCGGGCGAAGCCACGCCCCTTATGCTAATAGAGAGGCTCTGTGCACTCCTTATATGGTGATTAGGGGGTGGGGCGTCCCCGCGGCGGTTCCCATCGTGTCCCATTGAGAGAAttggggagagggaggtggggggggtggTTCTTAAAGGGGCCGCGCGGGGAGGAGCTGGGGGAATACTGGGAGTATTGGGGGGGGGtaactgggagcactgggaggttgttgggagcactgggaatgggaactgggagcactgggaggttGTTGGGAGCTGGAATGGGAACTGGGAGCACTAAGAGGCTACTGGGAGgttactgggagcactgggaatgAGAATTGGGAGCACCGGGAGGTTACTGGGAGCACTGAGAGGTTGTtgggagcactgggaatgggaactgggagcactgggatgttactgggagcactggaagGTTGTTGGGAGCACTGGGAATGAGACTGGGAGCACTAGAAGGTTGTtgggagcactgggaatggGAACTGGGAGCTCTGGGAGGttactgggagcactggaaatgggaactgggagcactgggaggttactgggagcactgggaatgAGACTGGGAGCGCTAAGAGGctactgggagcactgggaatggGAACTGGGAGCTCTGGGAGGctactgggagcactgggaatgggaactgggagcactgggaggttACTGGGAGCACTGAGAGGTTGTtgggagcactgggaatggTGGGAATGGGAACTGGGAGCCTGGTTATTATCGAGGGGGCGGAGCCAAAGAAGGGGCGTGGCCTCGGTGGGGTCACCCATTGGTCCGGATCCCCCCATTGACCCCCTCATTGACCCATGGGGGGGGCACCAATGAGTCCGGACCC
Proteins encoded in this region:
- the ATP1B2 gene encoding sodium/potassium-transporting ATPase subunit beta-2 isoform X2 — protein: MARDKEKRSCGQIWAEWKAFVWDPRTRQFLGRTGSSWGLILLFYLVFYGFLTGLFALTMWVMLQSVDPHVPKYQDQLLTPGMMIRPCAEGLDVTFNVSHSQTWLHYVRALHQFLEPYNDSVQASRNAACAPGRYNEQPDDAVPNVPKRACRFNRSALGPCAGLGPPHTETYGYGSGQPCVLVKINRVINFFPGRNKSINVVCAAKREEDAALLGPLQLFPPNGSIDLMYFPYYGKRVHVNYTQPVVAVLFANATANVEHHVECRLRADGLRSDDERDKFAGRVAFRLRINRD
- the ATP1B2 gene encoding sodium/potassium-transporting ATPase subunit beta-2 isoform X3, whose protein sequence is MARDKEKRSCGQIWAEWKAFVWDPRTRQFLGRTGSSWGLILLFYLVFYGFLTGLFALTMWVMLQSVDPHVPKYQDQLLTPGMMIRPCAEGLDVTFNVSHSQTWLHYVRALHQFLEPYNDSVQASRNAACAPGRYNEQPDDAVPNVPKRACRFNRSALGPCAGLGPPHTETYGYGSGQPCVLVKINRVINFFPGRNKSINVVCAAKREEDAALLGPLQLFPPNGSIDLMYFPYYGKRVHAAERPRCR
- the ATP1B2 gene encoding sodium/potassium-transporting ATPase subunit beta-2 isoform X1, giving the protein MARDKEKRSCGQIWAEWKAFVWDPRTRQFLGRTGSSWGLILLFYLVFYGFLTGLFALTMWVMLQSVDPHVPKYQDQLLTPGMMIRPCAEGLDVTFNVSHSQTWLHYVRALHQFLEPYNDSVQASRNAACAPGRYNEQPDDAVPNVPKRACRFNRSALGPCAGLGPPHTETYGYGSGQPCVLVKINRVINFFPGRNKSINVVCAAKREEDAALLGPLQLFPPNGSIDLMYFPYYGKRVHAPYRWRWTPYWPHRLPSGPVAGELHAAGGGRALRQRHGQRGASRRVPPPRRRAPQRRRARQVRRESRLPAPHQPRLRPACLPVTSQLPPSCSQLPPSSSRLPPS